One Xylanivirga thermophila DNA segment encodes these proteins:
- a CDS encoding sugar phosphate nucleotidyltransferase yields MKAIIMAGGEGSRLRPLTCDIPKPMVPVINRPVMEYSVELLRKYGIENIGITLQYLPQKIQDYFLNGAKWGVNFEYFIEETPLGTAGSVKNAQDFLDETFIVISGDGLTNINLKKAIDFHKKNNSIATLILKRVEVPLEYGVVVTDNDSRITRFLEKPNWSQVFSDTVNTGIYILEPEVLNYFKSDEKFDFSQDLFPMLLEDGRPMYGYITDEYWCDIGNPNSYLTAHYDILDGVSGIQWNKNDQKGKKHIGSNNEIDPSAVIEGPCYIGDYNYIGKDVYIGPYTVLGDYNTLNKGCSIKKSIIWSYSNIGKNSAIRGASICEKVNIGDGVSIYEGAVIGKECNINNKVTIAPGIKIWPNKNVQENVVVNSNVVWGSSVDKSLFGKNGVTGAVNTNLNTQFVTRLGASFGAYLKPGKRVVVSSDGSNANDMLQYGITAGLLSSGIEVYLLKNVTLPVLRYVVRRFELDGGAHIFSAIDNPAYSNIAFIDSQGIYLPPSAERKIENLFFRGDFPIQPWNRLHKATTLSDINLFYIRDILDNSDVSAIAEKNFRILLSTETDFIFSMANKVLTELNCTIQKCQRQDIPKMLKNGEYAMGAILDNGGEDIELYDDKGVKLKNEMLLVLKSFICLKSGATSTIVLPYNAPTIIDDMAKDYRVDVIRAKVTRQSVMEEMVKGDQKCNKAFSLYFDNIFLISQCLEIMAKENKRLSDILENMPKFYMMEKAIECPWTEKGKVMRTLIEEQTKNNSDMELFEGVKVNHKGGWALVLPDSDEAVCKIYTQAFSEEYAKELTDFYEKKINQIKSQ; encoded by the coding sequence GTGAAAGCTATTATAATGGCTGGCGGCGAAGGATCGCGCTTACGTCCACTTACATGCGATATACCAAAACCTATGGTTCCTGTAATTAATAGACCAGTTATGGAGTATAGTGTAGAGCTTTTGCGAAAATATGGTATAGAAAATATAGGTATTACTTTGCAATATCTGCCCCAAAAAATACAAGACTATTTTTTAAATGGGGCAAAATGGGGAGTAAACTTTGAATATTTTATCGAAGAAACACCTTTAGGCACAGCTGGAAGCGTTAAAAATGCTCAAGATTTTTTAGACGAGACGTTTATTGTTATAAGCGGTGATGGTTTAACAAATATAAACCTTAAAAAAGCTATTGATTTTCATAAGAAGAATAATTCCATTGCTACTTTAATATTAAAAAGAGTTGAAGTACCTCTCGAGTACGGGGTGGTTGTTACTGATAATGACAGTCGAATTACTAGATTTTTGGAGAAACCAAATTGGAGTCAAGTCTTCAGTGACACTGTAAATACCGGAATATATATATTAGAGCCTGAAGTTTTGAATTATTTTAAATCAGATGAAAAATTTGATTTTAGTCAGGATTTGTTCCCAATGTTGCTAGAAGACGGGAGACCTATGTATGGTTATATAACCGATGAATATTGGTGTGATATAGGAAATCCAAACAGTTATTTAACAGCACATTATGATATTTTAGATGGTGTATCTGGCATACAATGGAACAAAAACGATCAAAAGGGAAAAAAACATATAGGAAGTAACAATGAAATCGATCCTTCAGCTGTAATTGAAGGGCCTTGCTATATAGGAGATTATAATTATATAGGTAAAGATGTATATATAGGACCATATACTGTACTAGGCGATTATAATACATTGAATAAAGGATGCAGCATAAAAAAAAGTATAATATGGAGCTACAGCAACATTGGTAAAAATTCAGCAATTAGAGGTGCATCCATATGCGAAAAAGTAAATATTGGAGATGGTGTATCCATCTATGAAGGTGCAGTAATAGGCAAAGAATGCAATATCAATAATAAGGTAACCATAGCTCCCGGTATCAAGATATGGCCTAATAAAAATGTACAAGAAAATGTTGTAGTAAATTCTAATGTGGTATGGGGAAGTTCAGTTGATAAAAGTTTATTCGGTAAGAATGGTGTAACTGGTGCAGTTAATACAAATTTAAATACTCAATTTGTTACACGATTAGGAGCATCTTTTGGTGCCTATTTAAAACCTGGTAAAAGGGTAGTTGTAAGCAGTGATGGTAGTAATGCAAATGATATGCTACAATATGGAATTACTGCTGGGCTTCTATCATCGGGGATAGAAGTGTACCTATTAAAAAATGTGACATTGCCTGTGTTAAGATATGTTGTACGTAGATTTGAATTAGATGGAGGTGCCCATATTTTTTCAGCTATTGACAATCCTGCATATTCTAATATTGCTTTTATAGATTCACAAGGCATATATCTTCCGCCTTCTGCTGAAAGAAAAATAGAAAATCTATTTTTTAGGGGAGATTTTCCAATACAACCTTGGAATAGATTGCACAAGGCAACGACACTCAGTGATATAAATCTGTTTTATATAAGAGATATACTGGATAATAGCGATGTTTCCGCTATAGCAGAGAAAAATTTCAGAATATTATTATCTACTGAAACGGATTTTATCTTTAGCATGGCAAATAAAGTATTGACAGAATTAAACTGTACGATTCAAAAATGCCAGAGACAAGATATCCCTAAAATGCTAAAAAACGGTGAATATGCAATGGGCGCTATATTGGATAATGGTGGGGAAGATATTGAATTGTATGATGATAAGGGAGTTAAACTTAAAAATGAAATGCTTCTTGTTCTTAAGAGTTTTATTTGTTTAAAATCAGGAGCAACTTCTACCATTGTATTGCCTTATAATGCACCTACAATTATTGATGATATGGCCAAAGACTATAGAGTAGATGTGATAAGGGCAAAGGTTACTAGACAGTCAGTTATGGAAGAGATGGTTAAAGGAGACCAAAAATGTAATAAAGCATTTTCTCTATATTTTGATAATATATTTTTGATTTCACAATGTTTAGAGATAATGGCGAAGGAAAATAAAAGACTGTCAGATATACTAGAAAATATGCCTAAATTTTATATGATGGAAAAGGCGATAGAGTGCCCATGGACTGAAAAGGGCAAAGTTATGCGTACTTTGATAGAAGAGCAGACAAAAAATAATTCGGATATGGAATTATTTGAAGGTGTTAAAGTTAATCATAAGGGTGGTTGGGCTCTTGTACTTCCTGATTCGGATGAAGCAGTATGCAAAATATATACACAAGCCTTTTCTGAAGAATATGCAAAGGAATTAACAGATTTTTATGAAAAAAAAATAAATCAGATAAAATCACAATAA
- the sigK gene encoding RNA polymerase sporulation sigma factor SigK: MLAISGTILYLVKDLFILVSHISGSNSFPQPLTPEEEKYHLKRYAEGFEESKNILIEHNLRLVAHIAKKYTNTGKDMDDLISIGTIGLIKAISTYDPSKNTRLATYAARCIENEILMSIRSSKKSKGEVSLHDPIGIDKEGNEISLMDILGTDPDSVVDEVELKLQINKLYKKMKSVLKDREQIVLEMRYGLGDGENKTQREIAQMLGISRSYVSRIEKRAISKLSKEFKAEGCQ; this comes from the coding sequence ATGCTAGCAATCTCTGGTACTATATTATACTTAGTAAAAGATTTATTTATTTTAGTTTCTCATATTTCTGGTAGTAATTCTTTTCCTCAGCCATTAACACCAGAAGAAGAGAAATACCATCTGAAAAGGTATGCCGAAGGCTTTGAAGAATCTAAGAACATTCTTATAGAGCATAATCTTAGACTAGTTGCTCATATTGCAAAAAAGTATACCAATACGGGCAAGGATATGGATGATTTAATATCTATAGGTACTATAGGATTGATAAAAGCCATATCTACTTATGATCCAAGTAAAAATACACGATTAGCCACCTATGCAGCTCGGTGTATAGAGAATGAGATATTAATGTCTATTCGTTCATCTAAAAAATCCAAAGGAGAAGTTTCGTTGCATGATCCAATAGGTATAGATAAGGAGGGCAATGAAATTTCTTTGATGGATATATTGGGCACAGATCCCGATTCAGTAGTAGACGAAGTGGAGTTAAAACTGCAAATAAATAAATTATATAAAAAGATGAAGTCGGTTCTGAAGGACAGGGAGCAAATAGTATTGGAAATGAGGTATGGACTAGGTGATGGTGAAAACAAAACACAAAGGGAAATAGCACAAATGCTTGGCATATCTAGATCATATGTATCGCGCATTGAGAAACGTGCAATATCAAAGTTGAGCAAAGAATTTAAGGCAGAGGGTTGTCAATGA
- a CDS encoding GspE/PulE family protein, whose protein sequence is MQSKTGQSLNKILIQEGIISEEYLINLMTDYFNIEFIDLNNASLDSKLQKYIPYWLAKRHNIIPIKIDNKKIYVAMDDPFSPNIIEDIKTISKLHVVPVVSYRIQIKNAIERYYSQAIAEKALKNFEAGTVKEVLNENTDILGSEKRLDYAPIVVFIDSIIEQALSYEASDIHIEPLKATVQIRFRIDGTLIQIMDIPKAIHESIISRLKVLSKLNITETRLPQDGHWIQNINGKDVNFRLSIIPTINGEKAVIRILDDKYFLMSKASLGFNKHNSILFDKLLEKGKGIILVTGPTGSGKTTTLYTMLKELDFKTQNIITIEDPIELSIDGINQIQVNNKSGLTFSNGLRAILRQDPNIIMVGEIRDEETAEIAIRAAITGHLVLSTLHTNDAMSSIMRLVDMKIPRYLIAESLEGIISQRLIRRVCKHCCEEYIPTKTQLDMLNIDNINNLVFVKAIGCSYCNNTGYADRIAIHEVFIPTEKHKMLIHDGARYDEIVKCSIDNGMTTLKSEAIRLLCEQKTTFEEVAKVIY, encoded by the coding sequence ATGCAAAGCAAGACTGGCCAATCTTTAAACAAGATTTTAATACAGGAAGGTATAATAAGCGAAGAGTATTTAATAAATCTAATGACTGATTATTTTAATATAGAATTTATAGACTTAAATAATGCGTCATTAGATTCCAAACTGCAAAAATATATACCCTACTGGTTAGCAAAAAGACACAATATAATTCCAATCAAGATAGACAATAAAAAAATTTATGTAGCTATGGATGACCCATTTAGTCCTAATATAATAGAGGATATAAAGACTATATCTAAATTACATGTTGTACCAGTTGTTAGCTATCGTATACAGATAAAAAATGCTATTGAGCGTTATTATAGCCAGGCCATAGCCGAGAAGGCTCTTAAGAATTTTGAGGCTGGAACAGTTAAAGAAGTACTAAATGAAAATACTGACATCTTGGGGTCTGAAAAGCGTTTAGATTATGCTCCAATTGTAGTATTCATAGATAGTATTATAGAACAGGCACTATCATATGAAGCTAGTGATATACATATAGAACCGCTAAAAGCTACAGTACAAATCCGTTTCAGAATAGATGGCACATTAATACAAATTATGGATATACCTAAGGCAATACATGAAAGTATTATCAGTCGTTTAAAGGTATTAAGCAAGTTAAATATTACAGAGACCCGCTTACCCCAGGATGGGCACTGGATTCAGAATATAAATGGGAAAGATGTAAATTTTAGATTATCTATTATCCCTACTATTAATGGAGAAAAAGCAGTTATTCGAATATTAGATGATAAGTATTTTCTCATGTCTAAAGCATCTCTTGGATTTAATAAACATAATAGTATTCTTTTTGATAAATTGTTAGAGAAGGGGAAGGGAATTATCCTAGTTACAGGTCCAACTGGCAGTGGAAAAACTACTACACTTTACACCATGCTTAAGGAATTGGATTTTAAGACACAAAACATAATTACTATAGAGGATCCTATAGAATTATCAATAGATGGTATTAATCAGATTCAGGTTAATAACAAAAGTGGCTTGACATTTTCCAATGGCCTTAGAGCTATACTACGTCAAGATCCAAATATAATTATGGTAGGAGAAATAAGGGATGAAGAAACTGCAGAAATTGCAATTAGAGCAGCTATAACAGGCCATTTAGTACTATCTACTCTTCATACCAATGATGCTATGAGTAGTATAATGCGCCTAGTCGATATGAAAATTCCAAGATATCTTATAGCTGAATCTCTTGAAGGCATCATTTCCCAAAGATTAATTAGAAGAGTATGTAAACATTGTTGTGAAGAATATATTCCTACTAAAACACAATTAGATATGTTAAATATAGACAACATAAATAATCTTGTTTTTGTAAAAGCAATTGGATGTAGCTACTGTAATAATACTGGATATGCAGACCGTATAGCAATACATGAAGTATTTATTCCAACGGAAAAACATAAAATGCTCATACACGATGGTGCTAGATATGATGAAATAGTCAAATGTTCTATTGATAATGGTATGACTACCCTAAAATCCGAGGCAATCCGACTTCTATGTGAACAAAAAACTACTTTTGAGGAAGTTGCTAAGGTTATTTACTAA
- the aroE gene encoding shikimate dehydrogenase, which yields MLGLIGHPVEHSLSPKLHNTIYKKLRLEITYSAYDIFPENLEKSIIALKEQSFLGFNVTIPYKQKIIEYLDYIDEEAKIIGAVNTVKIKNGKMIGYNTDGMGFIESLHRKGIKIENKTALVIGAGGASRAICTYLLREGVSNLYIANRTPSKVYAIIMDLKNICTHNIIEYMPFSKLNSIGNIDIVVNATSIGMWPQINDNPIPDYKFRPNTVCFDAVYNPLKTKFLEAAENESCIIINGIDMLIFQALKSIEIWLETPIPNDIFSYAKSVIFVDK from the coding sequence ATGTTAGGTTTAATTGGACATCCTGTAGAACATAGTCTTTCTCCTAAGTTACATAATACTATATATAAAAAGTTGAGATTAGAGATTACATATTCAGCTTATGATATATTTCCTGAAAACTTAGAAAAGTCAATTATAGCATTAAAGGAACAGTCATTTCTAGGTTTTAATGTAACTATACCATATAAACAAAAAATTATTGAATATTTAGATTATATAGACGAAGAAGCAAAAATAATAGGTGCTGTAAATACTGTAAAGATAAAAAATGGGAAAATGATTGGATATAATACTGATGGAATGGGTTTTATTGAATCTTTGCACAGAAAAGGAATAAAAATAGAAAATAAAACTGCTTTAGTGATTGGAGCAGGTGGAGCATCAAGGGCTATATGCACCTATCTTCTAAGAGAAGGTGTATCAAATTTATATATAGCGAACCGTACACCAAGTAAAGTATATGCTATTATAATGGATCTAAAGAATATTTGTACTCATAATATTATTGAATATATGCCATTTAGTAAATTAAACTCTATAGGCAATATTGATATTGTTGTAAATGCCACTTCCATTGGTATGTGGCCACAAATAAATGATAATCCAATCCCAGATTATAAATTTAGACCTAATACCGTATGTTTTGATGCTGTATACAATCCTTTGAAAACAAAATTTCTTGAGGCTGCAGAGAACGAAAGTTGTATAATAATCAATGGTATTGATATGCTTATTTTTCAAGCACTAAAGTCTATTGAGATATGGTTAGAAACACCTATTCCCAATGATATTTTTTCATACGCGAAAAGCGTGATATTCGTCGACAAATAA
- the mltG gene encoding endolytic transglycosylase MltG translates to MIDTEQEKRQAIEARNNKKSQLDKKNNDKNILRQFMIYAISLSIVLSTVLILVKSSYKKYIMAVDPKDKSETVVEIPMATSARGIGDILYEHQLIRNKGVFRILIDLSDKASKIKAGKYKFSKSMNLNEIIDGLTTGDAFIPQKKFTIPEGRNIHEIASALEQSKKFSFTADDFIKEASDIDKYAKEFSFLKDIPQQRKEGKYAQFPLEGYLFPETYFVDEDATAEDIIRVMLKQFENVYRGEYKARADELGLTTDQVVSLASIIQSEAKLKDEFPKISAVFHNRIKKNMALEACSTIQYVTSRKSLVVTTQETKIDSKYNTYKYKGLPIGPICCPGELAIKAALYPDEEFMNAEKPYLYFVLKDPNEGSHVFNYDYKAHLQDKKKYESQWQN, encoded by the coding sequence ATGATTGATACTGAGCAAGAAAAAAGGCAGGCCATTGAGGCTAGAAATAATAAAAAATCTCAGCTTGACAAAAAAAATAATGATAAAAATATATTAAGACAGTTTATGATCTATGCTATAAGTTTGAGTATTGTCCTATCTACAGTCCTTATACTCGTAAAAAGTTCATATAAAAAATATATAATGGCTGTTGATCCAAAAGACAAATCAGAAACAGTTGTTGAAATACCAATGGCTACCTCTGCGAGGGGTATTGGCGATATTTTATATGAACATCAACTTATAAGGAATAAGGGAGTATTTAGGATACTTATAGATCTATCCGACAAAGCCTCTAAAATTAAAGCTGGGAAATATAAATTTTCTAAAAGCATGAACCTTAATGAAATTATAGACGGACTAACTACAGGAGACGCATTTATACCACAAAAGAAATTTACCATACCAGAGGGTCGAAATATACATGAAATAGCAAGTGCTTTAGAGCAGAGCAAGAAATTTTCATTTACAGCGGATGATTTTATAAAAGAAGCATCCGATATAGATAAATATGCTAAAGAATTTTCCTTTTTAAAGGATATACCGCAACAAAGGAAAGAAGGCAAGTATGCTCAATTTCCACTTGAAGGATATCTTTTCCCTGAGACCTATTTTGTAGATGAAGACGCAACTGCAGAAGATATAATACGCGTAATGTTAAAGCAATTTGAAAACGTTTATAGGGGAGAATACAAAGCAAGAGCAGATGAATTGGGTCTTACTACTGACCAAGTAGTTTCATTGGCTTCTATTATCCAGAGTGAGGCCAAGTTAAAAGATGAATTTCCAAAGATATCGGCTGTATTCCATAACAGAATAAAAAAGAATATGGCACTTGAAGCATGTTCGACTATTCAGTATGTTACGAGTAGAAAAAGTTTGGTAGTAACAACACAGGAGACTAAGATAGACTCAAAATATAATACTTATAAATATAAGGGCTTACCCATAGGACCTATATGTTGCCCTGGTGAACTAGCTATAAAAGCAGCCCTTTATCCAGATGAAGAGTTTATGAATGCAGAAAAGCCATATTTGTATTTTGTATTAAAAGATCCAAATGAAGGTAGCCATGTTTTCAATTATGACTATAAAGCTCATTTACAAGATAAGAAAAAATATGAAAGCCAATGGCAAAATTAA
- a CDS encoding ribonuclease J, whose protein sequence is MIPLGGVYEIGKNMTVIEYGEDIIVIDCGLTFPEDEMLGIDLVIPDTSYLLKNRDKVRAIIVTHGHEDHIGALPYVLKDINVPVYGTKLTLGLIETKFKEHRITNAKLVCVKAKDTVKIGCFTVEFIKTSHSIADAVALAIHTPVGTIVHTGDFKVDYTPIDGQVIDLGKFAQLGQKGVLALLADSTNVERPGYTMSEKIVGETFENLFGTAKGRIIVATFASNIHRIQQVINAAVKFDRKVAISGRSMVNVVSVALDLGYLDVPPRVLIDLDHINDYPDDKLVVITTGSQGEPMSALSRMASSEHRKLDVKPGDMVVISATPIPGNEKLVFRVINQLFERGAEVIYESLAEVHVSGHACQEELKLIHTLVNPKFFIPVHGEYRHLKRHAMLAESLGMPKENIFIPEIGSVLEFTPNSCKVMGSVPSGRVLVDGLGIGDVGNIVLRDRKHLSQDGLMVVVVTISRDNGDIIAGPDIISRGFVYVRESEELMEEARKTVKLILNQCGEKNITDWATIKSNIKDGLRNLLYEKTKRNPMILPIIMEI, encoded by the coding sequence ATAATACCTTTGGGGGGAGTTTATGAGATAGGGAAAAATATGACCGTAATTGAATATGGTGAGGATATAATAGTTATAGATTGCGGGTTAACATTTCCAGAAGACGAGATGTTAGGAATAGATTTGGTTATCCCAGATACATCTTATCTTTTGAAGAATCGTGATAAAGTGCGCGCTATTATCGTTACTCATGGTCATGAAGATCATATAGGTGCTCTTCCTTATGTTTTAAAAGACATTAATGTACCTGTCTATGGAACTAAGCTTACTTTAGGTTTAATTGAAACCAAATTTAAAGAGCATCGTATTACAAATGCTAAGCTAGTATGTGTCAAGGCTAAAGATACTGTAAAAATAGGCTGCTTTACAGTAGAATTTATAAAAACCAGCCATAGTATAGCTGATGCAGTTGCCTTAGCCATACATACCCCGGTTGGTACTATAGTTCATACTGGTGATTTTAAAGTGGATTATACGCCTATAGATGGTCAAGTTATTGATCTTGGAAAGTTTGCTCAATTGGGGCAAAAAGGTGTATTAGCTCTATTGGCTGATAGTACTAATGTTGAAAGACCAGGATATACAATGTCGGAGAAAATAGTAGGTGAGACTTTCGAAAATCTATTTGGAACTGCTAAGGGACGTATTATAGTAGCTACTTTTGCATCAAATATACATAGAATACAACAAGTAATAAATGCAGCAGTAAAATTTGATCGTAAGGTGGCAATATCGGGCAGGAGCATGGTAAATGTTGTTTCCGTAGCTTTAGATTTAGGATATTTAGATGTTCCCCCAAGAGTACTTATTGATTTGGATCATATAAATGATTATCCGGATGATAAATTAGTAGTTATCACCACAGGAAGTCAGGGAGAGCCTATGTCAGCTCTGTCACGTATGGCTAGCTCGGAACACAGAAAATTGGATGTAAAACCTGGAGATATGGTTGTTATTTCAGCAACTCCAATACCCGGTAATGAAAAATTAGTATTTAGAGTTATAAACCAGCTCTTTGAGAGAGGCGCTGAAGTCATATATGAGAGTTTAGCTGAGGTACATGTATCTGGCCATGCTTGTCAAGAAGAGTTAAAGCTTATACACACATTGGTAAACCCGAAGTTCTTTATTCCTGTACATGGAGAATATAGGCATTTAAAACGGCATGCAATGTTGGCTGAATCTTTGGGAATGCCCAAAGAAAATATTTTTATACCAGAAATAGGATCTGTCCTTGAATTTACTCCTAATTCGTGCAAAGTGATGGGATCAGTTCCATCAGGCAGGGTACTAGTAGATGGCCTTGGTATAGGTGATGTAGGAAACATTGTACTTAGAGATAGAAAACATCTATCTCAAGATGGGCTTATGGTAGTAGTAGTTACTATCTCGAGGGATAATGGAGATATTATTGCTGGGCCAGATATAATTTCTCGCGGTTTTGTTTATGTCAGGGAATCAGAAGAACTGATGGAAGAAGCAAGAAAAACCGTAAAATTAATATTAAATCAATGTGGTGAAAAAAATATTACTGATTGGGCTACAATAAAGTCTAATATAAAGGATGGGTTAAGAAACTTATTATATGAAAAGACCAAGAGAAATCCTATGATTTTGCCTATTATAATGGAGATATAG
- a CDS encoding YqeG family HAD IIIA-type phosphatase, with the protein MINKLIPNEYLEDIYQIDMARLFKSGYRNLIMDIDNTIMPWNEYVITPKLVRWVNQTISMGFKICLLSNNNIQRAHSLADKLGIMAASNRGKPLPRAFISAINALQGTRRDTIVIGDQIFTDILGGNILGLYTILVDPISPNEFFGTKINRFMEKFIRRRIL; encoded by the coding sequence GTGATAAATAAACTGATACCTAATGAATACTTAGAAGATATTTACCAAATAGATATGGCCAGGCTTTTTAAAAGTGGATATAGGAATTTAATTATGGATATAGATAATACGATAATGCCATGGAATGAATATGTTATTACTCCTAAACTTGTACGTTGGGTAAATCAAACTATATCTATGGGCTTTAAAATATGCTTATTATCCAACAATAATATACAAAGAGCCCATTCTTTGGCTGATAAACTTGGCATCATGGCAGCAAGTAATAGGGGGAAACCTTTACCAAGAGCATTTATATCTGCTATTAATGCATTGCAGGGGACGCGAAGAGATACAATTGTAATTGGCGATCAAATATTTACTGATATTTTGGGCGGGAATATTTTAGGTTTATATACTATACTTGTAGATCCAATATCTCCAAATGAATTTTTTGGTACAAAAATCAATCGCTTTATGGAGAAATTTATAAGAAGGAGGATACTTTGA
- a CDS encoding peptidase U32 family protein, which produces MFKTPELLAPAGNLEKLKMAILYGADAVYIGGKQFGLRAFADNLTLDEIKEGLDFAHARNKKVYITMNIFAHNEDFAGMEDYVRALANMGVDAIILSDPGIFSLVKSVAPNMDIHLSTQANTTNWRSILFWYKQGVSRVILARELSIDEIRHIRQNTPNDLELEAFVHGAMCISYSGRCLLSNYLTGRDSNRGKCAHTCRWKYHLMEESRPGEYFPIIEDDRGAYILNSKDLCMIEYLPLLMDAGLNSLKIEGRMKSSYYVATVVQAYRREIDLIQAKKGKYQFNCRSLDELKKASHRPFTTGFYFNKPTEEDHKYDSSSYIRGYDFIGVVLDYIPEEGLALVEQRNLFEIGDIVEIMIPGESFVQHEIKEILDENKNPIARAPHPQQHIYIPIDRQLPAYSIIRRGKKG; this is translated from the coding sequence ATGTTTAAAACACCTGAACTTTTAGCACCTGCAGGAAATTTGGAAAAATTAAAGATGGCCATATTGTATGGTGCAGATGCTGTATATATAGGTGGAAAGCAGTTTGGACTCAGGGCTTTTGCTGATAATCTCACATTGGATGAAATAAAGGAAGGACTCGATTTTGCCCATGCAAGGAATAAAAAAGTGTATATTACCATGAATATATTCGCACATAATGAAGATTTTGCTGGTATGGAAGATTATGTACGTGCTTTGGCTAATATGGGGGTAGATGCCATAATTCTATCGGATCCTGGTATATTTTCATTGGTAAAATCAGTAGCACCTAATATGGATATACATTTGAGCACTCAGGCTAATACTACAAATTGGCGAAGTATTCTTTTTTGGTATAAACAAGGTGTAAGCCGTGTAATATTAGCGAGGGAATTATCAATAGATGAAATAAGACATATAAGACAAAATACACCTAATGATTTGGAACTAGAAGCATTTGTACACGGTGCAATGTGTATATCCTATTCTGGCAGGTGTCTACTTAGTAATTATTTGACAGGTCGTGATTCGAATCGTGGAAAATGTGCCCATACATGTAGATGGAAATATCATCTAATGGAAGAAAGTAGACCTGGAGAATATTTTCCTATAATAGAAGATGATAGGGGGGCATATATACTTAATTCCAAAGATCTTTGTATGATTGAGTATTTACCCTTATTGATGGATGCAGGCTTAAATAGTCTTAAAATAGAAGGAAGAATGAAAAGTAGCTATTATGTTGCTACAGTAGTTCAAGCTTATAGGCGGGAGATAGATCTGATACAAGCTAAAAAAGGGAAATACCAATTTAATTGTAGATCACTTGATGAATTAAAAAAAGCGAGTCATAGACCTTTTACTACAGGATTTTATTTTAATAAGCCAACGGAAGAAGATCATAAATATGATAGTAGTAGCTATATAAGGGGTTATGACTTTATTGGTGTAGTATTGGATTATATTCCAGAAGAAGGTCTAGCATTGGTAGAGCAAAGGAATTTATTTGAAATAGGGGATATTGTAGAAATAATGATTCCAGGGGAAAGTTTTGTTCAACATGAAATAAAAGAGATACTTGATGAGAATAAAAATCCTATTGCTCGGGCTCCACATCCCCAACAGCATATATATATTCCAATAGATCGACAGTTACCAGCATATTCTATTATAAGACGCGGGAAAAAGGGATAA
- a CDS encoding O-methyltransferase, whose product MDRINKEYIYELINNLSNYKDTDVMLSIRKQAQNNQLPILRRPVACLLDILIRSSKPQNILEIGTSIGYSTMVMLNALGETGKIYTMEMDDKIADMAINNFKQAGALERVKLFWGDAKEILYYMEGSFDFIFMDGPKAQYLNYLPYCLDLLKPGGLLVCDDVLFYGMVANKQIINRRKITIVKRMKKFLKIISYHPDLNTAIVPLGDGVSISYKKEA is encoded by the coding sequence ATGGATAGAATAAACAAAGAATATATATATGAATTAATAAATAATTTATCAAACTATAAAGATACAGATGTAATGCTGTCCATAAGAAAACAGGCTCAAAATAACCAGCTACCAATTTTACGTAGGCCAGTAGCTTGTCTTTTGGATATACTAATAAGATCATCTAAACCCCAAAATATTTTGGAAATAGGTACTTCGATAGGATATTCTACAATGGTTATGCTGAATGCCTTAGGGGAGACTGGGAAAATATATACTATGGAAATGGATGACAAGATAGCAGATATGGCGATAAATAATTTTAAGCAGGCTGGAGCTTTAGAACGTGTGAAACTTTTCTGGGGAGATGCTAAAGAAATACTCTATTATATGGAAGGAAGCTTTGATTTTATATTTATGGATGGGCCTAAAGCTCAATACCTAAATTATTTGCCATATTGTTTGGATCTATTGAAACCAGGAGGCCTTTTAGTATGTGATGATGTGCTGTTCTATGGTATGGTTGCCAATAAGCAAATTATAAACAGACGCAAAATAACAATCGTAAAGAGAATGAAAAAATTCTTAAAGATTATATCGTATCACCCAGATTTGAACACTGCAATAGTACCTCTTGGAGATGGAGTATCTATAAGTTATAAGAAGGAGGCATGA